AATCAGTCTCTGGCTCGGTTTCTCTTTAGGTATCGAACACTCCAAGAAATCAATGCAATTTCACGCAGGCTGCACATTTCAAGATGGAAGAAGTCAGTTATTGGCACCTGCCGTGTTAATGAAGTACAGCCTACCTCTGCTGAGTAACACCTCACGGGAATGCCGAAGGCGCGAGCCAACCCGAAGTCGGCCAGCTTCAACTCCCCATTCTACACGGGGGACACAGATAGTCCCGGACGATATGAACACAGACCGAttcaaaagtttttaaaaatccaaaatGCGCCCGAACACTCACTCTGTTTATGAGCAGATTCTGCGGCTTCAGATCTCTATGGAGAACGTTTCGGCTGTGGCAGAAAGCGAGGCCTTTCAACAGCTGGTACATGAACGACTGcatcggagagagagaaaagactcGAGTTGAGGGACAAAATAATCACGGAGCGGTTAATTACACGTTACGCAAGATGTTACTGACACCCGGACGACAATCAAAGTGTCAATATGGTATCGGTTTCTCTCTCACCTTCACAGTTTCAGGATCTAGATCTCCATTGCAGCTGTCAAAATACTTCTTCAAATCCTGCAGTTGACAAGAGACACACATTAGTCTTGGAAGGGGACACGCCAACACATCCTCGTTCACATGTTTGGGATTGAGCTTCTCACCTGATCACAATATTCAAACACCAAGGTTAACTTCTTGTCACTGTGCAACACATCGTGTAGTctggaggagacagagcagctttaagttGATGGTTGTTGACATCACACTGCTGCCCGTCACTCCCACAACACAACAGGCTCAACACAGCAAACCGACCTGACAATGTTTTTATGCTTCAGCTCCTTCAGAAGGCAGATTTCTCTCAGAGCAGAACTTGGCACCCCCTGGAGAAACGACACCCGTGTTTGATTAGCACGAGCCTGCTGACAACCCGCTAGCATATCATTCAATGACAATTATTATTGTGTCGTCTTCAAACATAGCACCacctcgtcgtcgtcgtccaaCCGGACCCTTTTCAAAGCCACGATTTCGTGGGTTTCTCTGTTTTTAGCCTTGAAAACGGTCCCGTACGTCCCTGCGGAGCAGACagcgttaaataaaaaaaataaaaaacggtTGCTAGATGatggcgatgatgatgatgatggtggcatAGCAAC
This portion of the Pseudoliparis swirei isolate HS2019 ecotype Mariana Trench chromosome 8, NWPU_hadal_v1, whole genome shotgun sequence genome encodes:
- the cdk5 gene encoding cyclin-dependent-like kinase 5 isoform X2; translated protein: MQKYEKLEKIGEGTYGTVFKAKNRETHEIVALKRVRLDDDDEGVPSSALREICLLKELKHKNIVRLHDVLHSDKKLTLVFEYCDQDLKKYFDSCNGDLDPETVKSFMYQLLKGLAFCHSRNVLHRDLKPQNLLINRNGELKLADFGLARAFGIPVRCYSAEVVTLWYRPPDVLFGAKLYSTSIDMWSAGCIFAELANAGRPLFPGNDVDDQLKRIFRLLGTPTEEQWQTMTKLPDYKPYPMYPATTSLVNVVPKLSSTGRDLLQNLLKCNPVQRISAEEALQHPYFADFCPP
- the cdk5 gene encoding cyclin-dependent-like kinase 5 isoform X1; this translates as MPPSSSSSPSSSNRFLFFLFNAVCSAGTYGTVFKAKNRETHEIVALKRVRLDDDDEGVPSSALREICLLKELKHKNIVRLHDVLHSDKKLTLVFEYCDQDLKKYFDSCNGDLDPETVKSFMYQLLKGLAFCHSRNVLHRDLKPQNLLINRNGELKLADFGLARAFGIPVRCYSAEVVTLWYRPPDVLFGAKLYSTSIDMWSAGCIFAELANAGRPLFPGNDVDDQLKRIFRLLGTPTEEQWQTMTKLPDYKPYPMYPATTSLVNVVPKLSSTGRDLLQNLLKCNPVQRISAEEALQHPYFADFCPP